The proteins below come from a single Aptenodytes patagonicus chromosome 2, bAptPat1.pri.cur, whole genome shotgun sequence genomic window:
- the LOC143157455 gene encoding histone H4-like produces the protein MSGRGKGGKGLSKGGAKHHRKVLHDNIQGITKPAIHCLARRSGVKRISGLIYEETHGMLKVFLENVICDAVTYTEHAKRKTVTAMDMVYALKRQGLTLYGFGS, from the coding sequence ATGTCCGGCAGAGGCAAGGGCGGGAAGGGGCTCAGCAAGGGGGGCGCCAAGCACCACCGCAAGGTGCTGCACGACAACATCCAGGGCATCACCAAGCCAGCAATCCACTGCCTGGCTCGGCGCAGCGGCGTGAAACGCATCTCGGGGCTCATCTACGAGGAGACGCACGGCATGCTGAAGGTCTTCCTGGAGAACGTGATCTGCGACGCCGTCACCTACACCGAGCACGCCAAGAGGAAGACAGTCACGGCCATGGACATGGTCTACGCCCTCAAGCGCCAGGGACTCACCCTCTACGGCTTCGGCAGCTAA